TTGAAGGCTGAGCCTAAGCTAGAACAATTCGAACAGCAGTTACGTCACCGTTATAGTCAGTTGGCGGTTAAAGTAGGCCAAATGCAGGTTGAGATGACTCGCCTTAATGCATTAGGCGCGCGCTTGATTGAAGATACCGAGTTCGCTGCTGAATTTGATTTCGAATCAATACCGCCAATGGGCGGCCCGATGTTAGACATCGACGATACCAGCCATCAACCTGACAACCTGTTTTTAGACTTAACTTTGCTCGAACAGCAAGTAGAGGCTAAGAAAAAATCACTTAACCTGCTTGAATCTTGGCAACAAAGCCACCATCTAGTAAATAGTAGTTATATATCAGGTTGGCCAGCAAAAGGGCCGGGCATTTGGATTTCTTCGCCATTTGGTACCCGCATCGACCCTTTTACCAAGCGTAAAGCGCGCCATAAAGGCGTTGATATTGCCGGAAAAGAAGGAACCAAGATTCGTTCTGTAGGAGCCGGTGTAGTAGTTTGGGCAGGAAGTCGCTTTGGTTACGGTAACTTAGTTGAAATTGAGCATGGTAACGGGATGGTAACACGTTACGCGCATGCTAAAGCTGTATTAGTAAAAGAGGGTGATGTAGTAAGTAAAGGGGATGAGATTGCCTTAATGGGCAGCACCGGCCGTTCTACCGGATCTCACGTACATTTTGAAGTGCTTAAAAATGGTCGTCCACTCAACCCCAGTAAGTTTATTTACCGCAAAGCCAGTGCCTAGAAAATTGGATTTCGTCTTAGCAAAAGTAGTTTTTCATGATTAGTAAATTAGTAACAAAAATCGTTGGTACTCGAAACGACCGTACCATCAAAAAAATGCGCAAAGTAGTGAATACTATTAATGCGCTAGAGCCTGAATACGAAAAGTTGTCTGCTGAAGAGATTAAAGCTAAGGCGGGCGAATTTAGGGAGCGCTTAGAAAAAGGCGAAACGCTTGAAGCGATTCTTCCCGAAGCTTTTGCTGTGGTGCGCGAAGCATCAAAGCGGGTATTTGAAATGCGCCATTTTGATGTGCAAATGTTGGGCGGTATGGTGCTCAACGACAACAAAATTGCTGAAATGCGCACCGGTGAAGGTAAAACCCTCACCGCTACCTTGCCTGCTTATTTAAATGGTGTAACCGGTAAAGGTGTTCACGTTATTACTGTGAATGACTACCTTGCCCAGCGTGATGCCGATTGGAACCGACCATTATTTGAATACTTAGGTTTAAGTGTTGCGGTAAACATATCGGGAATGGACCATGAAGCTAAGAACGCCGCTTATGCAGCTGACATTACTTATGGCACAAACAACGAGTTTGGCTTCGATTACCTACGCGACAACATGGCGTTTGCACCAGAGCAGCGTGTACAGCGCCCGTTAAACTACGCAGTAGTGGATGAAGTGGATTCAATTTTGATTGATGAAGCGCGTACTCCGCTGATTATTTCAGGCCCAGCTGAAGATAGCTCTGAGCTATATAAGCAGATTAACGACATTATTCCGCTGTTGGTTCGCCAAGAGGAAGAAGACACCGAAGAGCTTATTGGCGATGGTCACTTCACTCTTGATGAAAAGAACAAGCAGGTTCACTTAACTGAAAACGGCCAGATTTTCGTTGAAGAAACCATGCAGCAACGTGGCTTGCTAGAAGATGGCGATTCTTTGTATAACGCCGCTAACATTAGCTTGTTGCACCACGTTAATGCTGGTTTGCGCGCTCATACATTGTTTGAGCGTAATGTTGATTACATTGTTAGTGAAACTAACGAGATTGTTATCGTTGATGAGCACACTGGCCGTACTATGCCAGGGCGTCGTTGGTCTGAAGGCTTACACCAAGCTGTTGAAGCTAAAGAAGGCGTGCCAATTCAAAACGAAAACCAAACGCTGGCATCAATT
The window above is part of the Agarivorans sp. Alg241-V36 genome. Proteins encoded here:
- a CDS encoding M23 family metallopeptidase, with translation MKLTLVYAHKGETRTVRLNPLRLAWFAFLLVSLVCSIALWGVQQYQNLAKQQTQLLSQLDSLKAEPKLEQFEQQLRHRYSQLAVKVGQMQVEMTRLNALGARLIEDTEFAAEFDFESIPPMGGPMLDIDDTSHQPDNLFLDLTLLEQQVEAKKKSLNLLESWQQSHHLVNSSYISGWPAKGPGIWISSPFGTRIDPFTKRKARHKGVDIAGKEGTKIRSVGAGVVVWAGSRFGYGNLVEIEHGNGMVTRYAHAKAVLVKEGDVVSKGDEIALMGSTGRSTGSHVHFEVLKNGRPLNPSKFIYRKASA